The proteins below come from a single Synechococcus sp. WH 8101 genomic window:
- a CDS encoding anthranilate phosphoribosyltransferase family protein, producing the protein MASPPTDPRSRFKALLRKVGSGEHTSRGLSRAEAAEALELMLTGGASDTQIGAFLIAHRIRRPEPQELAGMVDVYRDRGPSLRSGAGQRRPLCVGMPYDGRTRTAPLYPLTALVLLAAGQPVLLQGGARMPVKYGVTAVELFGSLGLALEGLDLSTLESGFQTHGLALIHQPDHFPLADNLIRHRDDLGKRPPVASAELLWTAHRGDHLLVSGFVHPPTESRAWETLRLLQEKDVITVKGLEGSTDLPIGRACITARMANGMSAERLILHPRDHGCFGPDPEWQTLDIWTLQAREALQGQGPLAASLRWNAGTYLWLAGISASLEAGLEQATACLQNGEADAKLQELIAWRAAV; encoded by the coding sequence CTGGCGTCTCCACCCACCGACCCCCGCAGCCGTTTCAAAGCATTGCTGCGCAAAGTGGGCAGCGGCGAACACACCAGCCGGGGGCTGAGTCGAGCGGAGGCGGCCGAAGCTCTGGAACTGATGCTCACCGGCGGTGCCAGCGACACCCAGATCGGTGCCTTCCTGATCGCCCATCGCATTCGTCGCCCGGAGCCCCAGGAACTGGCAGGCATGGTGGATGTCTACCGAGATCGGGGGCCAAGCCTGCGGAGTGGCGCTGGCCAGCGCCGCCCCCTGTGTGTCGGCATGCCCTACGACGGACGCACCCGCACGGCCCCCCTCTATCCCCTCACGGCTCTGGTGCTGCTCGCAGCCGGCCAACCGGTGCTGCTTCAGGGAGGTGCGCGCATGCCGGTGAAATACGGCGTCACCGCCGTGGAGCTGTTCGGATCCCTTGGCCTTGCCCTGGAAGGGCTCGACCTATCAACGCTGGAGAGCGGTTTCCAGACCCATGGCCTCGCCCTGATCCATCAACCCGATCACTTTCCCCTCGCCGACAACCTGATCCGCCATCGCGATGACCTGGGAAAACGCCCACCGGTGGCCAGCGCTGAACTGCTCTGGACCGCCCATCGCGGCGACCATCTGCTGGTGAGCGGATTCGTGCATCCCCCCACCGAAAGCCGCGCCTGGGAAACCCTGCGCCTGCTGCAGGAAAAGGATGTGATCACGGTGAAGGGGCTGGAGGGCAGCACCGACCTGCCGATCGGCCGGGCCTGCATCACGGCCCGGATGGCAAACGGCATGAGCGCTGAGCGATTGATCCTCCACCCGCGTGACCACGGCTGTTTCGGGCCGGATCCGGAATGGCAGACCCTGGACATCTGGACCCTGCAGGCCCGAGAAGCGCTTCAGGGCCAGGGCCCCCTGGCGGCTTCCCTCCGCTGGAATGCCGGCACCTACCTCTGGCTCGCCGGCATCAGCGCCAGCCTCGAAGCCGGCCTCGAGCAGGCGACAGCGTGTCTGCAGAACGGTGAAGCCGACGCCAAGCTCCAGGAGCTGATCGCCTGGCGCGCTGCGGTATGA
- a CDS encoding MFS transporter yields MRRFHVPTLFSAFLTLLNDRLGESIVFPLLPFLLAGFNADGRTLGLLAGSYALAQFTVTPLIGALSDRYGRRPVIATCVSGSVLGLGLFAVTVSLDWPAGSGLPLVLLFGARLIDGVSGGTAATAGAVLADVTPPERRAQAFGLIGVAFGLGFIIGPFLGGQLARLTVTLPVWVATGFALLNLVVVLLLLPETHPQDARRQMPRKRDLNPFAQIARVMGNPAVGRLCLGFFLFFLAFNGFTAILVLYFKQRFNWGPELATTAFLIVGVVATLVQGGLIGPLVKRFGEWRLTLIGLGLVIAGCLLIPATDPERARLGVFSAVAILATGTGLVTPSLRSLVSRRLDGEGQGAALGSLQALQSLGSFLGPPLAGLSYDLIGASSPFVGGGLLLALVILLVTAGGSPEAGHPEHRRAGL; encoded by the coding sequence TTGCGACGGTTTCACGTACCCACCCTGTTCAGCGCCTTTCTGACGCTGCTCAATGATCGGCTGGGCGAAAGCATCGTCTTTCCCTTGCTGCCTTTTTTGCTGGCGGGGTTTAATGCCGATGGCCGCACCCTCGGCCTGCTCGCCGGCAGTTATGCCCTGGCCCAGTTCACGGTCACACCCCTGATCGGCGCGCTCAGCGACCGCTACGGGCGCAGGCCAGTGATCGCCACCTGCGTGAGCGGCTCTGTGCTGGGACTCGGATTGTTTGCCGTCACGGTGAGCCTGGATTGGCCGGCCGGGTCCGGCCTGCCCCTGGTCCTGCTGTTTGGAGCCAGGCTGATCGACGGTGTCAGTGGGGGCACCGCAGCCACAGCCGGCGCCGTTCTGGCGGATGTGACGCCGCCGGAACGGCGCGCCCAGGCCTTCGGCCTGATCGGCGTCGCCTTCGGTCTGGGCTTCATCATCGGCCCCTTCCTGGGGGGACAGCTGGCGCGACTGACCGTAACCCTGCCGGTGTGGGTCGCCACGGGGTTCGCCCTGCTCAACCTGGTGGTCGTGCTGCTACTGCTGCCAGAAACCCACCCCCAAGACGCCCGCCGGCAGATGCCGCGCAAACGGGACCTCAATCCCTTCGCACAAATCGCCCGCGTCATGGGCAACCCGGCGGTGGGTCGACTCTGCCTGGGTTTCTTTCTCTTTTTCCTGGCCTTCAACGGTTTCACCGCCATCCTGGTGCTCTATTTCAAGCAGCGGTTCAACTGGGGGCCGGAACTCGCCACCACGGCTTTCCTGATCGTGGGCGTGGTCGCCACCCTGGTGCAGGGCGGTTTGATCGGTCCCCTGGTGAAACGCTTCGGAGAGTGGCGCCTCACCCTGATCGGCCTGGGACTGGTGATCGCCGGTTGCCTGCTCATCCCCGCCACCGATCCGGAGCGGGCCCGCCTGGGGGTGTTCAGCGCCGTCGCCATCCTGGCCACCGGCACTGGCCTGGTCACCCCCAGCCTGCGCAGCCTCGTGTCCCGTCGTCTCGATGGCGAAGGGCAGGGTGCCGCCCTCGGCAGCCTGCAGGCACTGCAGAGTCTGGGCAGTTTTCTCGGACCACCGCTGGCCGGCCTCAGCTACGACCTGATTGGCGCCTCAAGCCCCTTTGTGGGCGGGGGCCTGCTACTCGCTCTGGTGATCCTGCTGGTGACGGCGGGAGGCTCGCCCGAAGCCGGACATCCAGAACACCGTCGGGCCGGACTGTGA